In Bacteroidota bacterium, a single genomic region encodes these proteins:
- a CDS encoding TonB-dependent receptor, producing the protein MPEKKPHFCSLKILCALVLLFCGRAAFAQAIKGTVKDTKSGELLVGVSVVIKGTSIGAISDFDGNFQFNTSATPPITLVASYVGYTPQELIVTDLSKSVTIKLGVNEVQLKSFEVSDIRISEKQKESPLTVESMDIIAIKQTSAANFYEGLGQLKGVDLTSASIGFKVINTRGFNSTSPVRSLQIIDGVDNQAPGLNFSLGNFLGACELDVQKVDLVVGASSAFYGPNAFNGVISMNTKSPFIHQGLSVSLKTGERDLFEGSIRFAKAFKNKKGEDKFALKTCFFYMRANDWEANNMDATPQSLTSADNPGGYDAVNRYGDEADRGNVAKTFTSPGLNRYNRTGYLEKDIVDYNTKNLKASLALHYKVKPEVEVIYASSFGNGTTVYQGDNRYSLKDILFFQNRIELRKENKFFIRAYATNENAGKSYDAVFTALLLQDSVKPDDKWSVDYRNFYNTKMVPRVKNLPEYPPFTFPVPPDYVDNIEAVLAKYPDSLLLYHQNARDYADGIGNPVFGYLARLVPGTEEYNNALKEITSRSSYTKGGSRFYDKSALYHVQGEYKFTPSILDITVGGNYRMYRPYSKGTIFSDTAGIKITNQEFGFYAGIEKKLLSEKLKINLTTRLDKNQNFNYVFSPAASVVYSFTKNYTLRANFSSAIRNPTLTDQYLYYNVGRAILLGNINGVDSLVTIPSLFNFLDTRNSDTLSYINIQPIRPEQVKTIEFGARAIVFNNLFADASYYYSFYKYFIGYKLGADVNYDQSTSIVTSTQVYRVAANSEEQVTTQGFSIGLTYFFKRYYSIGGNYSWNVLNQKDSIDPIIPAFNTPEHKYNLTFSGRDIDMNLFGLHLRNWGYSINYKWIQGFLYEGSPQFTGDVPTYDLLDAQLNYTVPKIYSTFKLGASNVLNNKKFQVYGGPRVGRMIYFSILFDLGNL; encoded by the coding sequence ATGCCGGAGAAAAAACCCCATTTCTGCTCATTAAAAATTTTATGTGCTCTTGTGCTCTTATTTTGCGGGAGAGCTGCTTTTGCCCAAGCAATTAAGGGTACTGTTAAAGATACCAAAAGTGGCGAGTTGTTGGTAGGGGTTAGTGTGGTTATTAAAGGAACTTCAATTGGTGCAATTAGCGACTTTGATGGTAACTTTCAATTCAACACAAGCGCTACTCCTCCCATTACCCTAGTTGCTTCTTATGTTGGTTACACTCCACAAGAACTCATTGTAACTGATTTATCAAAATCTGTAACAATAAAATTGGGTGTGAATGAGGTGCAACTCAAGAGTTTCGAAGTGAGTGATATCCGCATCAGCGAAAAGCAAAAGGAATCTCCTCTTACGGTTGAATCGATGGATATTATTGCCATTAAACAAACATCGGCGGCTAATTTTTATGAAGGATTGGGTCAGTTGAAAGGTGTTGATTTAACCTCTGCAAGTATTGGGTTTAAAGTAATTAATACACGTGGCTTTAATAGCACTTCTCCTGTTCGTTCGCTTCAAATTATTGACGGGGTGGATAATCAAGCACCCGGCTTAAATTTTTCGCTCGGAAATTTTTTGGGAGCCTGTGAATTGGATGTGCAAAAAGTGGATTTAGTAGTAGGAGCAAGCTCTGCCTTTTATGGACCGAATGCCTTTAATGGAGTAATTTCAATGAACACCAAAAGCCCATTTATTCATCAGGGTTTGAGTGTTTCTCTTAAAACGGGTGAACGGGATTTATTTGAAGGATCTATTCGCTTTGCCAAAGCATTTAAAAATAAAAAGGGCGAAGATAAGTTTGCCCTTAAAACCTGCTTTTTCTACATGCGTGCCAACGATTGGGAGGCAAACAACATGGATGCCACTCCACAATCACTTACCAGTGCCGATAACCCTGGGGGATATGATGCTGTGAACAGGTACGGAGATGAAGCCGATAGAGGCAATGTTGCCAAAACATTTACCTCGCCGGGCTTAAATCGATATAACCGCACAGGCTATTTGGAGAAGGATATTGTGGACTATAATACCAAGAATTTGAAAGCATCCTTGGCGCTACACTATAAAGTGAAACCGGAAGTTGAGGTGATTTATGCAAGCAGTTTTGGAAATGGTACCACGGTGTATCAAGGCGATAATCGATATAGTTTAAAAGACATTCTTTTTTTTCAAAACAGAATTGAACTTCGAAAAGAAAACAAATTTTTCATAAGGGCTTATGCTACTAATGAAAATGCCGGAAAATCCTATGATGCTGTGTTTACAGCGCTCTTACTTCAGGATTCAGTAAAACCCGACGATAAATGGTCGGTGGATTATCGTAATTTTTACAATACAAAAATGGTTCCTCGTGTAAAGAACCTCCCCGAATATCCACCCTTCACATTTCCTGTTCCGCCCGACTATGTAGATAACATAGAAGCTGTTTTAGCAAAGTATCCCGATTCCTTATTGCTCTATCATCAAAATGCCAGAGATTATGCCGATGGTATTGGAAATCCGGTTTTTGGTTATTTGGCGAGATTAGTGCCGGGTACCGAAGAATATAATAATGCGCTTAAAGAAATAACCTCTCGATCCAGCTATACAAAAGGCGGATCGCGCTTTTACGACAAATCAGCTTTGTATCATGTGCAAGGGGAATATAAATTTACACCAAGCATTCTAGATATTACAGTAGGAGGGAACTACCGTATGTATCGCCCCTATTCTAAAGGTACCATATTTAGTGATACTGCAGGAATCAAAATTACCAATCAAGAGTTTGGATTTTATGCTGGTATAGAGAAAAAGTTATTGTCTGAAAAGCTTAAAATTAACCTAACGACACGCTTGGATAAAAATCAGAATTTCAACTATGTTTTTTCACCCGCTGCATCAGTAGTTTATTCTTTTACTAAAAACTATACGCTTCGCGCCAACTTTTCATCGGCAATACGAAACCCAACGCTCACCGATCAGTATTTATATTACAATGTTGGGCGTGCTATTTTGCTTGGAAACATCAACGGGGTTGATTCGCTTGTTACCATTCCCTCGCTTTTTAATTTTTTAGATACCAGAAACTCGGATACCTTAAGCTATATTAATATCCAACCGATACGCCCGGAACAAGTGAAAACAATTGAGTTTGGCGCACGCGCTATAGTGTTTAACAATCTGTTTGCAGATGCTAGTTATTACTATAGTTTTTACAAGTATTTTATTGGTTATAAACTAGGTGCCGATGTTAATTACGACCAATCTACAAGCATTGTTACGAGCACGCAGGTGTATCGTGTGGCAGCCAATAGTGAGGAACAGGTTACCACGCAAGGTTTTTCCATTGGCCTTACTTATTTTTTCAAAAGGTATTATTCCATCGGTGGAAATTATTCTTGGAATGTTTTGAACCAAAAGGATTCTATCGATCCCATAATACCGGCATTTAATACGCCAGAACATAAGTACAATCTCACATTTAGTGGGAGAGATATCGACATGAATTTATTTGGCTTGCATCTTAGAAACTGGGGTTACAGTATCAATTATAAATGGATTCAAGGATTTCTATACGAGGGCTCTCCTCAATTTACCGGAGATGTCCCAACCTACGATTTGCTGGATGCTCAGTTAAATTATACTGTTCCTAAAATTTATTCTACATTTAAATTAGGCGCTTCTAATGTACTGAACAATAAGAAATTTCAAGTATATGGTGGCCCTAGAGTGGGACGTATGATCTATTTTTCGATACTCTTTGACCTTGGAAACTTGTAA